The following coding sequences lie in one Rutidosis leptorrhynchoides isolate AG116_Rl617_1_P2 chromosome 6, CSIRO_AGI_Rlap_v1, whole genome shotgun sequence genomic window:
- the LOC139851346 gene encoding uncharacterized protein isoform X1, with product MMQPGNGMAPPPMQQPPQQQSYQQQWMMQQPPHQQHQQPLPPQMWSQQQAPPQQQQQQQQQYRGGAPASSDEIKSLWIGDLQYWMDETYVANCFYNTGEVATVKIIRNKQTGQPEGYGFIEFRTRAGAEMALQTYNGTQMPSIEQTFRLNWAGERRNDDTPDYTIFVGDLAADVSDYILQETFKTVYSSVKGAKVVTDRTTGRSKGYGFVRFGDESEQIRAMSEMNGVLCSSRPMRIGPAATNKTGAVGGMQKEEEMHVYMTFKKINLDPLVSERPKTPAEIEADKAKDAEFEQQLKSPERPTEGGDGGIVQPSPDVEIIETTPQPSIAKKSARRSKREGKRPVSEATEKPKKRRLILQDENVDTTAGNDDESNKAVDIEDDSDDDDEETQDDSFETPPFSTPFISKGTGTTQSSSSSQPSSVVPLAGLKTFLEDPVNKSDSFVEFLKANTLADLSSSLSTMTHKQSCQSTAAALVLLNQHVIHDLKMQEAQKAIISNAVHNVTKIKKLEGDLQDASSKLRIAMDAAKKKDEMLQLVETKCVLERVEKEKFMEEKDKLLKENEELKKMPEDKNGAVEENVAAAASAEKNFVDLKAGLPSLVQRVLSSPLVGQTFHRYLVASTEKDLSDTVEEIVNALPDKPDPLPAVISKHIKPDADARLKVAIDEVSTLKIVTLEEVCGREDVSVKDILEVPI from the exons ATGATGCAACCAGGAAACGGCATGGCACCACCACCTATGCAACAACCGCCCCAGCAACAATCGTATCAACAACAGTGGATGATGCAACAACCACctcaccagcagcatcaacagccgCTACCGCCACAAATGTGGTCCCAGCAGCAAGCGCCAcctcagcagcagcagcaacaacaacaacagtatagAGGTGGTGCTCCGGCAAGTTCTGATGAGATTAAGTCACTTTGGATTGGTGACTTGCAGTATTGGATGGATGAAACTTATGTTGCTAATTGTTTTTATAATACTGGAGAG GTTGCTACAGTGAAAATTATTCGAAACAAGCAAACTGGGCAACCTGAGGGATATGGTTTCATCGAGTTCAGGACTCGTGCAGGTGCAGAAATGGCTTTGCAGACGTACAACGGGACCCAGATGCCATCTATTGAACAAACTTTCCGGCTTAACTGGGCCGGGGAGAGACGCAACGATGATACACCTGACTACACAATATTTGTTGGTGATCTGGCTGCAGATGTTTCAGATTACATACTTCAGGAGACGTTTAAAACTGTTTATTCTTCTGTGAAGGGTGCAAAAGTTGTCACTGATAGAACAACGGGTCGTTCTAAAGGCTATGGTTTTGTTAGATTTGGTGATGAGAGTGAACAAATTCGCGCCATGTCTGAAATGAATGGGGTTCTTTGCTCATCTAGGCCCATGCGTATTGGTCCTGCGGCTACCAACAAGACTGGTGCAGTAGGTGGTATGCAGAAAG AAGAAGAGATGCATGTTTACATGACTTTTAAGAAAATCAATCTAGATCCCCTTGTTTCTGAACGTCCCAAAACCCCTGCTGAAATTGAGGCTGATAAAGCCAAGGATGCTGAATTTGAGCAACAACTGAAGAGCCCAGAGCGGCCTACTGAGGGTGGAGATGGTGGTATTGTTCAACCGTCTCCTGATGTTGAAATTATTGAAACTACCCCTCAACCGTCCATCGCCAAAAAGTCTGCTAGGCGCTCTAAACGTGAAGGGAAACGTCCAGTGAGTGAAGCTACTGAAAAGCCGAAAAAGAGAA GATTGATTCTACAAGATGAAAATGTTGATACTACTGCTGGGAATGATGATGAGAGCAATAAGGCCGTTGACATTGAAGATGACAGTGATGACGATGATGAAGAAACCCAAGATGATTCTTTTGAAACTCCCCCTTTTTCCACCCCATTTATTTCAAAGGGTACTGGTACCACTCAATCTTCATCCTCTTCTCAGCCATCATCTGTGGTGCCCCTGGCTGGCTTGAAAACCTTTCTTGAAGACCCCGTCAACAAATCTGATAGTTTTGTTGAATTTCTTAAG GCAAACACACTTGCTGATCTATCTTCCTCTCTGTCCACTATGACTCACAAACAAAGTTGTCAATCCACTGCTGCAGCTTTGGTACTTCTTAATCAACACGTGATCCACGACCTTAAGATGCAAGAAGCTCAGAAGGCCATTATTTCCAATGCTGTTCATAATGTCACCAAAATAAAGAAACTGGAAGGTGATTTGCAAGATGCGAGTTCGAAACTGAGAATTGCAATGGATGCAGCAAAGAAGAAGGATGAAATGTTACAGTTGGTAGAAACAAAATGTGTTTTAGAGAGAGTGGAGAAAGAGAAGTTTATGGAGGAGAAGGATAAACTGTTGAAGGAGAATGAGGAGTTGAAGAAGATGCCGGAGGACAAGAATGGAGCGGTAGAAGAGAATGTTGCTGCTGCTGCTAGTGCTGAGAAAAATTTTGTGGATTTGAAGGCTGGTCTTCCATCCCTTGTGCAAAGGGTATTAAGTTCTCCACTTGTTGGCCAAACTTTTCATAGGTATCTGGTGGCTTCCACAGAAAAGGACCTTTCAGATACAGTGGAAGAAATTGTGAATGCCCTTCCTGACAAGCCTGATCCCTTACCAGCTGTAATTTCGAAACATATCAAACCAGATGCTGATGCGAGACTGAAGGTGGCAATAGATGAAGTGTCTACCCTGAAGATTGTCACGTTAGAAGAAGTATGTGGCAGAGAAGATGTTTCTGTTAAGGATATCTTGGAAGTTCCTATTTGA
- the LOC139851346 gene encoding uncharacterized protein isoform X2, whose translation MMQPGNGMAPPPMQQPPQQQSYQQQWMMQQPPHQQHQQPLPPQMWSQQQAPPQQQQQQQQQYRGGAPASSDEIKSLWIGDLQYWMDETYVANCFYNTGEVATVKIIRNKQTGQPEGYGFIEFRTRAGAEMALQTYNGTQMPSIEQTFRLNWAGERRNDDTPDYTIFVGDLAADVSDYILQETFKVVTDRTTGRSKGYGFVRFGDESEQIRAMSEMNGVLCSSRPMRIGPAATNKTGAVGGMQKEEEMHVYMTFKKINLDPLVSERPKTPAEIEADKAKDAEFEQQLKSPERPTEGGDGGIVQPSPDVEIIETTPQPSIAKKSARRSKREGKRPVSEATEKPKKRRLILQDENVDTTAGNDDESNKAVDIEDDSDDDDEETQDDSFETPPFSTPFISKGTGTTQSSSSSQPSSVVPLAGLKTFLEDPVNKSDSFVEFLKANTLADLSSSLSTMTHKQSCQSTAAALVLLNQHVIHDLKMQEAQKAIISNAVHNVTKIKKLEGDLQDASSKLRIAMDAAKKKDEMLQLVETKCVLERVEKEKFMEEKDKLLKENEELKKMPEDKNGAVEENVAAAASAEKNFVDLKAGLPSLVQRVLSSPLVGQTFHRYLVASTEKDLSDTVEEIVNALPDKPDPLPAVISKHIKPDADARLKVAIDEVSTLKIVTLEEVCGREDVSVKDILEVPI comes from the exons ATGATGCAACCAGGAAACGGCATGGCACCACCACCTATGCAACAACCGCCCCAGCAACAATCGTATCAACAACAGTGGATGATGCAACAACCACctcaccagcagcatcaacagccgCTACCGCCACAAATGTGGTCCCAGCAGCAAGCGCCAcctcagcagcagcagcaacaacaacaacagtatagAGGTGGTGCTCCGGCAAGTTCTGATGAGATTAAGTCACTTTGGATTGGTGACTTGCAGTATTGGATGGATGAAACTTATGTTGCTAATTGTTTTTATAATACTGGAGAG GTTGCTACAGTGAAAATTATTCGAAACAAGCAAACTGGGCAACCTGAGGGATATGGTTTCATCGAGTTCAGGACTCGTGCAGGTGCAGAAATGGCTTTGCAGACGTACAACGGGACCCAGATGCCATCTATTGAACAAACTTTCCGGCTTAACTGGGCCGGGGAGAGACGCAACGATGATACACCTGACTACACAATATTTGTTGGTGATCTGGCTGCAGATGTTTCAGATTACATACTTCAGGAGACGTTT AAAGTTGTCACTGATAGAACAACGGGTCGTTCTAAAGGCTATGGTTTTGTTAGATTTGGTGATGAGAGTGAACAAATTCGCGCCATGTCTGAAATGAATGGGGTTCTTTGCTCATCTAGGCCCATGCGTATTGGTCCTGCGGCTACCAACAAGACTGGTGCAGTAGGTGGTATGCAGAAAG AAGAAGAGATGCATGTTTACATGACTTTTAAGAAAATCAATCTAGATCCCCTTGTTTCTGAACGTCCCAAAACCCCTGCTGAAATTGAGGCTGATAAAGCCAAGGATGCTGAATTTGAGCAACAACTGAAGAGCCCAGAGCGGCCTACTGAGGGTGGAGATGGTGGTATTGTTCAACCGTCTCCTGATGTTGAAATTATTGAAACTACCCCTCAACCGTCCATCGCCAAAAAGTCTGCTAGGCGCTCTAAACGTGAAGGGAAACGTCCAGTGAGTGAAGCTACTGAAAAGCCGAAAAAGAGAA GATTGATTCTACAAGATGAAAATGTTGATACTACTGCTGGGAATGATGATGAGAGCAATAAGGCCGTTGACATTGAAGATGACAGTGATGACGATGATGAAGAAACCCAAGATGATTCTTTTGAAACTCCCCCTTTTTCCACCCCATTTATTTCAAAGGGTACTGGTACCACTCAATCTTCATCCTCTTCTCAGCCATCATCTGTGGTGCCCCTGGCTGGCTTGAAAACCTTTCTTGAAGACCCCGTCAACAAATCTGATAGTTTTGTTGAATTTCTTAAG GCAAACACACTTGCTGATCTATCTTCCTCTCTGTCCACTATGACTCACAAACAAAGTTGTCAATCCACTGCTGCAGCTTTGGTACTTCTTAATCAACACGTGATCCACGACCTTAAGATGCAAGAAGCTCAGAAGGCCATTATTTCCAATGCTGTTCATAATGTCACCAAAATAAAGAAACTGGAAGGTGATTTGCAAGATGCGAGTTCGAAACTGAGAATTGCAATGGATGCAGCAAAGAAGAAGGATGAAATGTTACAGTTGGTAGAAACAAAATGTGTTTTAGAGAGAGTGGAGAAAGAGAAGTTTATGGAGGAGAAGGATAAACTGTTGAAGGAGAATGAGGAGTTGAAGAAGATGCCGGAGGACAAGAATGGAGCGGTAGAAGAGAATGTTGCTGCTGCTGCTAGTGCTGAGAAAAATTTTGTGGATTTGAAGGCTGGTCTTCCATCCCTTGTGCAAAGGGTATTAAGTTCTCCACTTGTTGGCCAAACTTTTCATAGGTATCTGGTGGCTTCCACAGAAAAGGACCTTTCAGATACAGTGGAAGAAATTGTGAATGCCCTTCCTGACAAGCCTGATCCCTTACCAGCTGTAATTTCGAAACATATCAAACCAGATGCTGATGCGAGACTGAAGGTGGCAATAGATGAAGTGTCTACCCTGAAGATTGTCACGTTAGAAGAAGTATGTGGCAGAGAAGATGTTTCTGTTAAGGATATCTTGGAAGTTCCTATTTGA
- the LOC139851346 gene encoding uncharacterized protein isoform X3 produces MALQTYNGTQMPSIEQTFRLNWAGERRNDDTPDYTIFVGDLAADVSDYILQETFKTVYSSVKGAKVVTDRTTGRSKGYGFVRFGDESEQIRAMSEMNGVLCSSRPMRIGPAATNKTGAVGGMQKEEEMHVYMTFKKINLDPLVSERPKTPAEIEADKAKDAEFEQQLKSPERPTEGGDGGIVQPSPDVEIIETTPQPSIAKKSARRSKREGKRPVSEATEKPKKRRLILQDENVDTTAGNDDESNKAVDIEDDSDDDDEETQDDSFETPPFSTPFISKGTGTTQSSSSSQPSSVVPLAGLKTFLEDPVNKSDSFVEFLKANTLADLSSSLSTMTHKQSCQSTAAALVLLNQHVIHDLKMQEAQKAIISNAVHNVTKIKKLEGDLQDASSKLRIAMDAAKKKDEMLQLVETKCVLERVEKEKFMEEKDKLLKENEELKKMPEDKNGAVEENVAAAASAEKNFVDLKAGLPSLVQRVLSSPLVGQTFHRYLVASTEKDLSDTVEEIVNALPDKPDPLPAVISKHIKPDADARLKVAIDEVSTLKIVTLEEVCGREDVSVKDILEVPI; encoded by the exons ATGGCTTTGCAGACGTACAACGGGACCCAGATGCCATCTATTGAACAAACTTTCCGGCTTAACTGGGCCGGGGAGAGACGCAACGATGATACACCTGACTACACAATATTTGTTGGTGATCTGGCTGCAGATGTTTCAGATTACATACTTCAGGAGACGTTTAAAACTGTTTATTCTTCTGTGAAGGGTGCAAAAGTTGTCACTGATAGAACAACGGGTCGTTCTAAAGGCTATGGTTTTGTTAGATTTGGTGATGAGAGTGAACAAATTCGCGCCATGTCTGAAATGAATGGGGTTCTTTGCTCATCTAGGCCCATGCGTATTGGTCCTGCGGCTACCAACAAGACTGGTGCAGTAGGTGGTATGCAGAAAG AAGAAGAGATGCATGTTTACATGACTTTTAAGAAAATCAATCTAGATCCCCTTGTTTCTGAACGTCCCAAAACCCCTGCTGAAATTGAGGCTGATAAAGCCAAGGATGCTGAATTTGAGCAACAACTGAAGAGCCCAGAGCGGCCTACTGAGGGTGGAGATGGTGGTATTGTTCAACCGTCTCCTGATGTTGAAATTATTGAAACTACCCCTCAACCGTCCATCGCCAAAAAGTCTGCTAGGCGCTCTAAACGTGAAGGGAAACGTCCAGTGAGTGAAGCTACTGAAAAGCCGAAAAAGAGAA GATTGATTCTACAAGATGAAAATGTTGATACTACTGCTGGGAATGATGATGAGAGCAATAAGGCCGTTGACATTGAAGATGACAGTGATGACGATGATGAAGAAACCCAAGATGATTCTTTTGAAACTCCCCCTTTTTCCACCCCATTTATTTCAAAGGGTACTGGTACCACTCAATCTTCATCCTCTTCTCAGCCATCATCTGTGGTGCCCCTGGCTGGCTTGAAAACCTTTCTTGAAGACCCCGTCAACAAATCTGATAGTTTTGTTGAATTTCTTAAG GCAAACACACTTGCTGATCTATCTTCCTCTCTGTCCACTATGACTCACAAACAAAGTTGTCAATCCACTGCTGCAGCTTTGGTACTTCTTAATCAACACGTGATCCACGACCTTAAGATGCAAGAAGCTCAGAAGGCCATTATTTCCAATGCTGTTCATAATGTCACCAAAATAAAGAAACTGGAAGGTGATTTGCAAGATGCGAGTTCGAAACTGAGAATTGCAATGGATGCAGCAAAGAAGAAGGATGAAATGTTACAGTTGGTAGAAACAAAATGTGTTTTAGAGAGAGTGGAGAAAGAGAAGTTTATGGAGGAGAAGGATAAACTGTTGAAGGAGAATGAGGAGTTGAAGAAGATGCCGGAGGACAAGAATGGAGCGGTAGAAGAGAATGTTGCTGCTGCTGCTAGTGCTGAGAAAAATTTTGTGGATTTGAAGGCTGGTCTTCCATCCCTTGTGCAAAGGGTATTAAGTTCTCCACTTGTTGGCCAAACTTTTCATAGGTATCTGGTGGCTTCCACAGAAAAGGACCTTTCAGATACAGTGGAAGAAATTGTGAATGCCCTTCCTGACAAGCCTGATCCCTTACCAGCTGTAATTTCGAAACATATCAAACCAGATGCTGATGCGAGACTGAAGGTGGCAATAGATGAAGTGTCTACCCTGAAGATTGTCACGTTAGAAGAAGTATGTGGCAGAGAAGATGTTTCTGTTAAGGATATCTTGGAAGTTCCTATTTGA
- the LOC139851346 gene encoding uncharacterized protein isoform X4, which translates to MHVYMTFKKINLDPLVSERPKTPAEIEADKAKDAEFEQQLKSPERPTEGGDGGIVQPSPDVEIIETTPQPSIAKKSARRSKREGKRPVSEATEKPKKRRLILQDENVDTTAGNDDESNKAVDIEDDSDDDDEETQDDSFETPPFSTPFISKGTGTTQSSSSSQPSSVVPLAGLKTFLEDPVNKSDSFVEFLKANTLADLSSSLSTMTHKQSCQSTAAALVLLNQHVIHDLKMQEAQKAIISNAVHNVTKIKKLEGDLQDASSKLRIAMDAAKKKDEMLQLVETKCVLERVEKEKFMEEKDKLLKENEELKKMPEDKNGAVEENVAAAASAEKNFVDLKAGLPSLVQRVLSSPLVGQTFHRYLVASTEKDLSDTVEEIVNALPDKPDPLPAVISKHIKPDADARLKVAIDEVSTLKIVTLEEVCGREDVSVKDILEVPI; encoded by the exons ATGCATGTTTACATGACTTTTAAGAAAATCAATCTAGATCCCCTTGTTTCTGAACGTCCCAAAACCCCTGCTGAAATTGAGGCTGATAAAGCCAAGGATGCTGAATTTGAGCAACAACTGAAGAGCCCAGAGCGGCCTACTGAGGGTGGAGATGGTGGTATTGTTCAACCGTCTCCTGATGTTGAAATTATTGAAACTACCCCTCAACCGTCCATCGCCAAAAAGTCTGCTAGGCGCTCTAAACGTGAAGGGAAACGTCCAGTGAGTGAAGCTACTGAAAAGCCGAAAAAGAGAA GATTGATTCTACAAGATGAAAATGTTGATACTACTGCTGGGAATGATGATGAGAGCAATAAGGCCGTTGACATTGAAGATGACAGTGATGACGATGATGAAGAAACCCAAGATGATTCTTTTGAAACTCCCCCTTTTTCCACCCCATTTATTTCAAAGGGTACTGGTACCACTCAATCTTCATCCTCTTCTCAGCCATCATCTGTGGTGCCCCTGGCTGGCTTGAAAACCTTTCTTGAAGACCCCGTCAACAAATCTGATAGTTTTGTTGAATTTCTTAAG GCAAACACACTTGCTGATCTATCTTCCTCTCTGTCCACTATGACTCACAAACAAAGTTGTCAATCCACTGCTGCAGCTTTGGTACTTCTTAATCAACACGTGATCCACGACCTTAAGATGCAAGAAGCTCAGAAGGCCATTATTTCCAATGCTGTTCATAATGTCACCAAAATAAAGAAACTGGAAGGTGATTTGCAAGATGCGAGTTCGAAACTGAGAATTGCAATGGATGCAGCAAAGAAGAAGGATGAAATGTTACAGTTGGTAGAAACAAAATGTGTTTTAGAGAGAGTGGAGAAAGAGAAGTTTATGGAGGAGAAGGATAAACTGTTGAAGGAGAATGAGGAGTTGAAGAAGATGCCGGAGGACAAGAATGGAGCGGTAGAAGAGAATGTTGCTGCTGCTGCTAGTGCTGAGAAAAATTTTGTGGATTTGAAGGCTGGTCTTCCATCCCTTGTGCAAAGGGTATTAAGTTCTCCACTTGTTGGCCAAACTTTTCATAGGTATCTGGTGGCTTCCACAGAAAAGGACCTTTCAGATACAGTGGAAGAAATTGTGAATGCCCTTCCTGACAAGCCTGATCCCTTACCAGCTGTAATTTCGAAACATATCAAACCAGATGCTGATGCGAGACTGAAGGTGGCAATAGATGAAGTGTCTACCCTGAAGATTGTCACGTTAGAAGAAGTATGTGGCAGAGAAGATGTTTCTGTTAAGGATATCTTGGAAGTTCCTATTTGA